The sequence below is a genomic window from Bremerella alba.
CAACGAATAGCCCCTTCTTGGTCCCAATGCACAAAACAACGCGATCGGCCATCTTCAGCCTCCTGATACTGCGGTCATAATGAAAAGAAGATCCCCTGGTTCTAGCTTCTTCTGCAGCCCGTCGACTCGATGGATAATCGTCTCATTGATATACAAGTTGATGTGTTTGCGAACGGCTCCCGTCTCGTCGCAGACACTGCGATAGAGTTTTGGCTGGTGGTTTTTCAGGTCGGTTAGGGCGTCCTGAACCGAGCCAGCGTTAACCTCTACCTCGGACTTGCCCGCGCACTCGTGCCGGAGTGCGTACGGTATTTGAACGGAAACAGACATGGTGAGAAGAGCCAACTAATAAAACTGAGGAAAAGAGGACTCGGTAAATAGCATCCCCTGGAAGCTAGTCGAAGACGGATGGTCGTGATCGACCGAGGCCAGGAAAAAGTTTAGAAGACCAGTTGACCGGGATAAAGGATTTGCCTCCCAGCTGAAGGCAAGTGGGCAATTTATCAAGAATCCTGTGTTTTGTTCTATTCATCCAGGTGCGTCGATGATAGGATAATTTTAAATTATCTACTGCTTTTAGGCCGTCTCATCTTTAGGCACCACTATGTCACGTTCTTCGTGTCGTTCAGCGTTCACCCTCGTAGAACTTCTGGTTGTGATCGCCATTATTGGCATCCTGATTGCTTTGTTGCTTCCGGCTGTGCAGATGGCACGTGAATCGGCTCGAAGAACCGAATGCGTCAACCACCTCAAGCAACTCGGTTTAGCCTTTCATAACCATCACGACATTCTGCAGAAGTTCCCACATGGAGGCATCAATGCTCCTGACGGCGACCCATGTTGCCAAGGCGAGCATTCCGAACGGACGCAATGGAGTTGGCCTTATCAAATTCTGCCGTATATCGAGCAGAACAATCTCTACGACAACACGAATCACAACCAGGTTTATCAAACGGCAGTCGAACTCTATTACTGTCCCAGTCGTCGAAGTGCTCAGGGATACGGCGGATCGTCGCATGCTCGGATTGATTATGCCGCCAACGCCGGGACCGACAATGAAGGGGATAATGGAGTTACACGCCGGCAAGACCGGGCAAGAACTGGGTTTCAGGACATTGTCGACGGTACATCAAACACCATGATGGTCGGAGAAAAGCAAACCGACAGGACTTACGATTCCGGGTGCTGCGATGAC
It includes:
- a CDS encoding MoaD/ThiS family protein, with the translated sequence MSVSVQIPYALRHECAGKSEVEVNAGSVQDALTDLKNHQPKLYRSVCDETGAVRKHINLYINETIIHRVDGLQKKLEPGDLLFIMTAVSGG
- a CDS encoding DUF1559 domain-containing protein; the encoded protein is MSRSSCRSAFTLVELLVVIAIIGILIALLLPAVQMARESARRTECVNHLKQLGLAFHNHHDILQKFPHGGINAPDGDPCCQGEHSERTQWSWPYQILPYIEQNNLYDNTNHNQVYQTAVELYYCPSRRSAQGYGGSSHARIDYAANAGTDNEGDNGVTRRQDRARTGFQDIVDGTSNTMMVGEKQTDRTYDSGCCDDNENPYNPGWEVDIYRRGNSPPDHDRNHPETVLGTDSNSNLFGAAHPSGINTVLVDGSVRFVSYTVDGEMFRRLCVIDDGLVVSHDSL